The following proteins are encoded in a genomic region of Desulfuromonas acetoxidans DSM 684:
- a CDS encoding methyl-accepting chemotaxis protein, with amino-acid sequence MAILSGFKLLFRSLSRLAIGWRLTAGFAAVLLLVVIMSSATIYSISDIEQANAHVNNALDSATSIQQQTGQINHWLNQLERCESDVKNSLLSMEESFLRNKDEVHLFGDQQDPLKLWLSSRERVELTKQFPQTTDLINTLEQLQTQIETNAQKISETWQPRHEGLTQELNKLKRTQIYWALKITNMIFVQSSIGELLFEELEDTPLEEFRNGTIYQRYAEQFPPLKQAVQNASDENEQLRQSSFALDSLIMDGKWEKVRTMYRDEFPSRIKSMAVDLDFALQMENRILYQQDDAIALLNNKLKPSTAHLSQTVNQLRQILQKAMNQVSQMDSASSQNVLNARHQVTTQISNTKQRIILTSLVILFIGTLAAWWITRSIVSPLRDTMSMIKELEAGRLSKRLDFSRQDEIGEMAASLNAFADHLEQEIMTAFNQLADGNFTFETKGLIQDPLNNVNRALNELLLEIRSMGEHIQTGSRQIADSSQQLSLGATSQASSVEEITRSMSSISQQTRRNADNAQQARGLSERTRNSAEQGNEHIEQMLIAIEEINQSGVNVSKIIKVIDEIAFQTNLLALNAAVEAARAGQHGKGFAVVAEEVRNLAARSAKAASETTLLIQGSTQKAERGVTIAHQTADALSEIVTETAEVSELIRKIAAASTEQAQDIEHITAGLAKIDTVAQQNTSLAEQSASASAQLSEQAERMHQRLEQFSLYAAPAELPGPKTQRSSHMPAIRTTKPKSLEGLKKRSC; translated from the coding sequence ATGGCCATACTATCGGGCTTCAAACTGCTTTTCCGCTCTTTGTCCAGACTGGCTATCGGCTGGCGACTGACTGCCGGCTTTGCGGCCGTCTTACTGCTGGTTGTCATCATGAGCAGTGCCACGATCTACTCCATCAGCGATATTGAGCAAGCCAACGCACACGTTAACAACGCCCTGGATTCAGCAACCAGCATCCAACAACAGACCGGCCAGATCAACCACTGGCTCAACCAACTGGAACGGTGTGAATCTGATGTCAAAAACAGCCTGTTGAGTATGGAAGAATCCTTCCTGCGCAACAAAGATGAAGTACACTTGTTCGGCGACCAACAAGACCCCCTTAAACTCTGGTTATCCAGCCGGGAACGTGTCGAGCTGACCAAACAATTCCCCCAGACAACGGACCTCATCAACACCCTGGAACAACTTCAGACGCAGATCGAAACCAACGCACAAAAGATCAGCGAAACCTGGCAGCCCCGCCATGAAGGTCTCACGCAGGAGCTGAACAAACTGAAACGCACCCAGATTTACTGGGCGCTTAAAATCACCAACATGATTTTCGTACAAAGTTCCATCGGCGAACTGCTTTTTGAAGAACTCGAAGACACGCCACTCGAAGAGTTTCGTAACGGCACAATCTACCAACGCTATGCCGAACAATTCCCTCCGCTCAAACAGGCCGTGCAAAATGCCAGCGATGAAAATGAGCAATTACGTCAATCCAGTTTTGCTTTGGACTCGTTGATCATGGATGGCAAATGGGAAAAAGTGCGCACCATGTACCGCGATGAATTCCCATCGCGGATTAAATCCATGGCTGTCGACCTTGACTTTGCCCTGCAGATGGAAAACCGGATCCTTTATCAGCAGGACGATGCCATCGCCCTGCTCAACAACAAACTGAAACCAAGCACCGCCCACCTGTCGCAAACCGTCAACCAACTGCGTCAGATTCTTCAAAAAGCCATGAACCAGGTCAGTCAGATGGACAGCGCCAGCAGTCAGAATGTTCTGAACGCACGCCATCAGGTAACCACCCAGATCAGCAACACCAAGCAGCGCATCATTCTGACCTCGCTGGTCATCCTCTTTATCGGCACTCTGGCGGCATGGTGGATCACCCGCTCCATTGTTTCACCGCTGCGCGATACCATGTCGATGATCAAAGAACTCGAAGCGGGACGGTTGAGCAAACGACTCGACTTTTCCCGTCAGGATGAAATCGGTGAAATGGCTGCCAGCCTTAATGCCTTTGCCGATCACCTTGAACAAGAGATCATGACCGCCTTCAATCAGCTCGCCGACGGCAACTTTACATTTGAAACCAAAGGGCTGATCCAGGATCCTCTCAACAACGTCAATCGCGCCCTGAACGAATTGCTCCTCGAAATTCGCAGCATGGGTGAGCATATCCAGACCGGCTCAAGGCAGATTGCCGATTCAAGCCAGCAGCTTTCGCTGGGAGCCACCTCTCAGGCCAGCTCGGTGGAAGAGATCACGCGCTCCATGTCGAGCATCAGCCAACAGACCCGCCGCAATGCCGACAATGCCCAACAGGCACGCGGTTTGTCAGAACGCACCCGCAACTCGGCGGAGCAAGGCAATGAACACATAGAGCAGATGCTTATTGCCATTGAAGAGATCAACCAATCCGGTGTCAACGTCTCCAAGATCATTAAAGTGATCGATGAGATCGCCTTTCAGACCAACTTGCTGGCCCTCAACGCCGCCGTTGAAGCGGCGCGTGCCGGTCAGCACGGCAAAGGCTTTGCCGTTGTCGCCGAGGAGGTGCGCAATCTGGCGGCACGCAGTGCCAAGGCGGCCTCCGAAACCACGTTACTCATCCAGGGCTCCACACAAAAAGCCGAGCGCGGCGTCACGATCGCCCATCAGACCGCCGATGCCCTATCAGAGATCGTCACCGAAACCGCCGAGGTTTCCGAACTGATCCGAAAAATTGCCGCCGCCTCGACAGAACAGGCCCAAGACATTGAGCACATCACCGCCGGACTGGCCAAAATCGATACTGTTGCCCAGCAAAACACCAGCCTGGCCGAACAGAGCGCCAGTGCCTCGGCGCAACTGTCCGAACAGGCTGAGCGGATGCACCAGAGGCTAGAACAGTTCTCCCTCTATGCTGCTCCCGCAGAACTTCCGGGACCGAAAACGCAGAGGAGTTCCCACATGCCGGCAATCAGGACAACAAAACCAAAGTCGCTGGAGGGGTTGAAAAAAAGATCGTGCTAG
- a CDS encoding EAL domain-containing protein, whose translation MIKLKIFGMGLVVLSLALMVLSYYHYTENTRQILAHVDQRLLDGATALRYSVGDALHDRYLHANDPGLTEQSALFSHRLTHLSRDLGLCSLATLVRRDGTVYLTSSSLTDHEVTSGEFSNYFKVYPQLAKPVLAAFEDGQPHYVAADQAATHSRTLVLPCQTSQGFTYLAVASVDAFVVDRALAESLNRALIEGVVLLLVCVPVALVFVWPLSRRLFTDELTGLGNRLCLKRDLLRCRFPQLTLVNIDGFKDINNFYGGQIGDKLLVRVGDYLSKLVPSQTRIYRISGDEYALMCDTSPRCVSVEYLMERINEQRFVIGDSEFRLSLTAGVAQGPHKLLERADLALKEAKRIFRPYVHYSPDLHSSQSSHANLLWTSKIKEGVENNRFCAYFQPIYDNNSQKISHYESLIRLVERDGTIVGPDFFMEAARKSRVSSYLTTFMIDQALNCIEEHDVGCTVNLSIDDIVDHESRQTIIEHIRKKTARERLIFEIIESQGVENYQVIKSFIDQVHIYGIKVAVDDFGTGYSNFDHISQLDVDFLKIDGGLIGQLNDSDRAQTIIEAIVHFARELGIATIAEYVASEELQQRVVDLGIDYSQGYLWGRPQAQVQEKTLLP comes from the coding sequence ATGATTAAACTGAAAATATTCGGTATGGGGCTGGTGGTGTTGAGTTTGGCGCTGATGGTGTTGAGCTATTACCATTACACCGAGAATACCCGTCAGATTCTTGCTCACGTGGACCAGCGCTTGCTGGATGGTGCCACGGCCCTGCGCTACTCCGTTGGCGATGCGTTGCACGATCGCTATCTGCACGCCAATGACCCCGGGCTAACTGAACAGAGTGCTCTCTTTTCCCATCGTTTAACCCATCTGAGTCGTGATCTGGGTCTGTGCAGCCTTGCCACGCTTGTTCGTCGCGACGGTACGGTCTACCTGACGTCATCAAGCTTGACCGACCATGAAGTGACGTCGGGAGAGTTTTCCAACTATTTCAAAGTTTACCCTCAATTAGCCAAGCCGGTTCTCGCTGCATTTGAAGACGGACAGCCTCATTATGTTGCTGCTGATCAGGCGGCAACTCATAGCCGCACCCTTGTGCTACCCTGCCAGACCTCGCAGGGCTTTACCTATCTTGCTGTTGCGAGTGTTGATGCCTTTGTGGTTGATCGGGCGCTGGCGGAATCGTTAAATCGTGCCCTTATTGAAGGGGTGGTGTTGTTGCTGGTGTGTGTGCCGGTGGCGCTGGTCTTTGTCTGGCCGCTGAGTCGTCGGTTGTTTACCGATGAATTAACCGGGCTTGGTAACCGTTTGTGTCTAAAGCGTGATCTGTTGCGTTGCCGCTTTCCCCAATTGACTCTCGTCAATATCGATGGATTCAAGGATATTAACAATTTTTATGGCGGCCAGATCGGCGATAAACTGCTGGTGCGGGTTGGGGATTACCTGAGTAAGTTGGTGCCGTCACAAACCCGTATCTATCGGATCTCCGGCGATGAGTACGCCCTGATGTGTGACACCTCGCCGCGTTGCGTCTCGGTGGAATACCTGATGGAGCGCATCAATGAACAGCGCTTTGTCATCGGCGACAGTGAATTTCGTCTGTCGTTGACGGCTGGAGTGGCTCAAGGACCGCATAAATTGCTGGAGCGGGCCGACCTGGCTCTCAAAGAAGCCAAGCGGATTTTCCGTCCTTATGTGCACTATTCGCCGGACCTGCACAGCAGTCAGTCGAGTCACGCCAACCTGTTGTGGACTTCGAAGATCAAGGAAGGGGTGGAAAACAACCGGTTTTGTGCCTATTTCCAACCGATCTATGACAACAATAGTCAGAAGATCAGTCACTATGAATCACTGATTCGTCTGGTGGAGCGTGACGGTACCATTGTCGGGCCGGATTTTTTCATGGAAGCTGCACGCAAATCACGGGTGTCCAGCTATCTGACCACGTTTATGATCGACCAGGCTCTGAACTGTATTGAAGAACACGATGTCGGTTGTACGGTCAATTTGTCGATTGATGATATTGTCGATCACGAAAGCCGCCAGACCATCATTGAACATATTCGCAAAAAGACCGCACGCGAACGGTTGATTTTTGAGATCATCGAATCTCAAGGGGTTGAGAATTATCAGGTGATCAAGTCGTTTATCGATCAGGTGCATATTTACGGCATCAAAGTCGCTGTCGATGATTTCGGCACCGGCTATTCCAATTTTGACCATATCTCCCAACTCGATGTTGACTTCCTTAAGATCGATGGCGGACTGATCGGCCAGCTCAACGACTCGGATCGTGCACAGACTATTATCGAAGCCATAGTCCACTTTGCCCGCGAGCTGGGGATTGCCACCATTGCCGAATATGTTGCCAGTGAAGAGTTGCAGCAGCGGGTGGTGGATTTGGGGATCGATTATTCCCAGGGCTATCTGTGGGGGCGGCCCCAGGCCCAGGTTCAAGAGAAAACCCTCCTTCCCTGA
- a CDS encoding response regulator transcription factor, translating into MEQRDYLQQMTVLLAEDDKIVRDSTAQALEIFVQRVIAVEDGAAALQQFHSGVADIVILDIKMPGKSGLVVAREIRSSDEITPIFIISSFNDSEQLHQAIPLLLIDYLIKPLTFDQLKAALIKSVDYLEKRGGLTYPLGDDVSYNKRSGTLITTDGQETTLPMREKQLLDLLITNRNKLVTKERLEDLIFNMECSETSLKNLVYRLKKKIPANRIVNVREIGYMLAEQD; encoded by the coding sequence ATGGAACAACGGGACTATCTGCAACAGATGACGGTGCTGCTGGCCGAAGACGACAAAATCGTCCGCGACAGCACGGCACAGGCGTTGGAAATATTTGTCCAGCGGGTGATTGCCGTCGAAGATGGCGCTGCAGCGCTGCAGCAGTTTCACAGCGGGGTGGCCGACATTGTGATCCTTGATATCAAGATGCCGGGGAAAAGCGGCCTGGTGGTTGCGCGGGAGATCAGAAGCAGCGATGAGATCACGCCGATCTTCATTATCAGCTCGTTCAACGACAGTGAGCAACTGCATCAAGCCATTCCGCTACTGCTAATTGATTACCTGATCAAGCCGCTGACCTTCGACCAACTCAAGGCGGCGCTGATTAAAAGTGTCGATTATCTGGAAAAACGGGGCGGACTGACCTACCCCCTCGGTGATGACGTCAGCTACAACAAACGCTCCGGCACCCTGATAACCACAGACGGCCAGGAAACGACGCTGCCGATGCGGGAAAAGCAACTGCTTGATCTGCTGATCACCAACCGCAACAAGCTGGTGACCAAGGAACGGCTGGAAGATCTGATCTTCAACATGGAATGCAGCGAGACGTCGCTGAAGAACCTGGTCTATCGGCTGAAGAAAAAAATTCCCGCCAACCGGATCGTTAACGTCAGAGAGATCGGCTACATGTTGGCCGAGCAGGACTAA
- a CDS encoding carboxymuconolactone decarboxylase family protein encodes MSADRNDRFERGWKKLKEIDGDAGEKVIEALKDIAPDLGRYTIEYPFGDVYSREGLDVKSREIATVAALAAMGNAQPQLKVHIGAALNVGCSAQEIVEIIIQMSVYAGFPAALNAAAAAKAVFSERGIINV; translated from the coding sequence ATGAGTGCAGATCGAAATGACAGATTTGAGCGAGGGTGGAAGAAGCTTAAAGAAATTGATGGTGATGCCGGCGAAAAAGTGATTGAAGCGTTAAAGGATATCGCTCCGGATTTAGGACGGTATACCATTGAGTATCCGTTTGGGGATGTCTACAGCAGGGAGGGCCTGGATGTGAAATCTCGCGAAATTGCAACCGTGGCAGCTCTGGCTGCAATGGGAAACGCCCAGCCACAGCTTAAGGTTCATATCGGCGCGGCGTTGAATGTGGGGTGCTCTGCTCAGGAAATCGTCGAGATCATCATTCAGATGTCGGTTTATGCCGGGTTTCCTGCAGCATTGAATGCTGCCGCCGCTGCCAAGGCGGTTTTTTCTGAACGAGGTATCATCAACGTTTGA
- a CDS encoding Spy/CpxP family protein refolding chaperone has product MMKTKLTVMLCAAVMLVASQAAWAQPGPWNGPQGFAGKGRGLCVGTGMGNGMGMGMGPGMGMGRMACNQGQMFPPNLLPMMTVALELNAAQIEKISSLEQELRNTFQQQYDLRSEQRALMMPAAQTGAFSGEGLRQGLDAVMKQKVDLLVKRAELRDEMAQVLTAEQREKCQSIMASIMPPGPRRGGFYDDTRPRRGFGGRR; this is encoded by the coding sequence ATGATGAAAACAAAATTGACCGTCATGTTATGTGCAGCAGTGATGCTGGTCGCCAGTCAGGCAGCGTGGGCGCAACCCGGGCCGTGGAACGGACCACAGGGATTTGCGGGAAAAGGGAGAGGACTGTGTGTGGGAACAGGTATGGGGAACGGCATGGGAATGGGAATGGGCCCAGGTATGGGCATGGGTAGGATGGCTTGTAATCAGGGGCAGATGTTCCCCCCGAATCTGTTGCCGATGATGACCGTCGCCCTTGAACTCAACGCAGCCCAGATTGAAAAAATTTCCAGTCTTGAGCAAGAGCTGCGTAACACTTTTCAGCAGCAATACGATCTGAGGTCTGAGCAACGGGCATTGATGATGCCTGCAGCCCAGACCGGGGCCTTTAGTGGCGAAGGGTTGCGTCAGGGGCTTGATGCCGTGATGAAGCAGAAAGTCGATCTGCTGGTCAAGCGGGCAGAGTTGCGGGATGAAATGGCGCAGGTGCTTACCGCCGAACAGCGTGAAAAATGCCAGTCGATCATGGCGAGTATCATGCCGCCGGGACCGCGCCGAGGCGGGTTCTATGACGACACCAGACCCCGTCGTGGTTTTGGCGGTCGCCGATAA
- a CDS encoding substrate-binding periplasmic protein: MKTSVRMKFFVSLLLLLSAFLWGCSDSSHHTSTPITISVVEMSPNSFTQNGEIVGIDVDTATAAMDEAGVDYVVEMEQSSTVAYDNTLNGSNRALLGIGYSAERQDLFKWVGPTSSSGYYVFAKKDSGLGSTLGLDGTKALDSIAVVTGWLETTSLEDLGFDNLVYYATYDEAVGALLDGDVQALASDGKQLAYKVQGQFSFSDDFDVCFGYKSAFYYIAFSKDVSDEVVAAVQASLDDLIKTNETLAILQRYFPDANETMLPDVLQLFTEVAPPFNYYSGSIVDPDIQGSSVEIVDAIQSRNDYAANVKITGWIDAYATVQYLPNSALFTTARTAEREGLFQWVGPIATLRGSFYTLRDSGITITTLEEAKALGSVATPSNWYTHDYLLANGFDNIVATSFSPLDAFNQLLSGEVDALFMYDEGINWLCDTTSTPTEDIVKQFEETYDEGYVAFSLTTPTSTVEQWQQNLDAMKQDGTFEGIWQSWFDGSELP; encoded by the coding sequence ATGAAGACTTCTGTAAGGATGAAATTTTTTGTGTCACTGCTGTTGTTGCTGAGTGCATTTTTATGGGGCTGTAGTGACAGCTCGCACCACACATCAACACCGATAACTATTTCCGTGGTCGAGATGAGTCCCAACAGTTTTACCCAGAACGGTGAGATTGTCGGCATTGATGTCGATACGGCAACGGCGGCTATGGATGAGGCGGGGGTTGACTATGTTGTAGAGATGGAACAAAGCTCGACCGTTGCCTATGACAACACCCTCAATGGCTCAAACCGTGCCCTGTTGGGAATCGGCTACTCGGCTGAACGCCAGGACCTTTTCAAGTGGGTCGGACCGACCAGTTCATCCGGTTATTATGTGTTTGCCAAAAAAGACAGCGGATTGGGCTCAACCCTTGGTCTGGACGGCACCAAAGCGCTGGACTCCATTGCCGTTGTGACAGGATGGCTGGAGACAACGTCGCTGGAGGATCTTGGCTTTGACAATCTGGTCTATTACGCCACCTATGATGAAGCGGTTGGCGCATTGCTTGATGGTGATGTGCAGGCCCTGGCCAGTGACGGCAAGCAGTTGGCCTACAAAGTTCAGGGCCAGTTTTCCTTCAGCGATGATTTTGATGTGTGCTTTGGCTACAAGTCGGCATTTTATTACATCGCCTTTTCTAAAGATGTCAGTGATGAGGTGGTGGCGGCCGTGCAAGCCAGTTTGGATGACCTGATCAAAACAAACGAAACCCTGGCTATTCTGCAACGCTACTTTCCTGACGCCAATGAAACCATGCTGCCTGATGTTCTGCAGCTGTTCACTGAAGTCGCGCCGCCCTTTAATTATTACTCCGGGTCCATTGTCGATCCTGATATCCAGGGTTCATCCGTCGAGATTGTTGACGCCATTCAGTCCCGTAATGACTATGCTGCAAATGTCAAAATCACCGGCTGGATTGATGCCTACGCCACGGTGCAGTATCTGCCGAACAGCGCCCTGTTTACCACCGCCCGCACTGCGGAGCGCGAGGGACTGTTTCAGTGGGTCGGTCCCATCGCCACGTTGCGCGGCAGTTTTTACACGCTGCGTGATTCGGGTATCACCATCACAACTCTGGAAGAAGCAAAAGCGTTGGGTTCCGTCGCCACCCCCAGTAACTGGTACACCCATGATTATCTGCTCGCCAATGGCTTTGACAACATCGTCGCCACCTCTTTTTCCCCTCTGGACGCGTTCAATCAGTTGCTCAGCGGCGAAGTCGATGCCTTGTTTATGTACGATGAGGGGATCAATTGGCTGTGTGATACGACCTCAACCCCGACTGAAGATATCGTCAAGCAATTTGAGGAAACCTACGATGAAGGCTATGTTGCGTTCAGCCTGACCACGCCGACCTCCACCGTTGAGCAATGGCAACAGAATCTCGATGCCATGAAACAGGATGGCACGTTTGAAGGGATCTGGCAGAGCTGGTTTGACGGAAGTGAACTGCCCTAG
- a CDS encoding GGDEF domain-containing protein produces MAELANFLVIGGALVLLLALFPVNQLRRRLPYSSCRIAWMFLSVLVCLFFSGYALYALLFWNEAQQWHDLVVPVIFFFGAIFVLTVCLLSARTADDVTRLCHLEYENILDPLLGIYNRRHMDRCLRSEADKTRRYALDLSVLLIDVDFFKKVNDTYGHLVGDRVLLALAQMIKGSVRDFDMVFRYGGEEIMVLLPYTNSSGAQTLGSRLCQWVSERSLLEEVHQGQPVNVQVTISIGVSTFDPAVEDEGEMVARADMALYRAKKNGRNRVEVADCAQGETFKNE; encoded by the coding sequence ATGGCGGAGTTGGCAAATTTTCTGGTGATTGGTGGCGCATTGGTGCTGCTGTTGGCGTTGTTTCCTGTTAATCAGTTGCGCAGACGTCTTCCCTATAGCTCATGTCGTATTGCGTGGATGTTCCTTTCTGTTTTGGTGTGCCTGTTTTTTTCGGGGTATGCCCTTTATGCCCTGCTGTTTTGGAACGAGGCACAGCAATGGCATGATCTTGTCGTGCCGGTGATCTTCTTTTTCGGGGCTATTTTTGTCCTGACTGTCTGTCTGCTTTCCGCGCGCACCGCCGATGATGTCACCCGGCTGTGTCATTTGGAATACGAAAACATTCTTGACCCGCTGCTGGGAATTTACAATCGCCGCCATATGGATCGGTGTCTGCGCAGCGAGGCCGATAAAACCCGCCGTTATGCTCTTGATCTGTCGGTGCTTTTGATCGACGTCGATTTCTTTAAAAAGGTTAACGATACCTATGGCCATCTGGTTGGCGACCGGGTCTTGCTGGCCCTGGCGCAGATGATCAAAGGTAGCGTGCGCGATTTTGATATGGTCTTTCGCTATGGCGGTGAGGAGATCATGGTGTTGCTGCCCTATACCAATTCGAGTGGTGCACAAACTCTGGGAAGCCGCTTGTGTCAGTGGGTGAGTGAACGCAGTCTTCTCGAGGAGGTGCATCAGGGCCAGCCGGTGAATGTTCAAGTGACCATCAGTATCGGTGTGAGCACATTTGATCCTGCGGTGGAAGATGAGGGTGAGATGGTGGCACGGGCTGACATGGCCTTGTACCGTGCAAAAAAGAATGGACGTAATCGGGTTGAGGTTGCTGATTGTGCCCAAGGTGAGACGTTTAAAAACGAGTGA
- a CDS encoding sensor histidine kinase — protein sequence MKFFLQVLLALLLLSNTAVAADLPAVDITPTLNQQALDHSTLHVLIDPDKTATVTDLLVNKHREWHPAERNSFPYTTAAVWSQARLHNSSSQPVKLHLINDFVAHDEVNIYLIRGGTVSEQYQFGDTRPIRVTEILNRFANVHITLHGNETIEVLTRYASTTPISIKMKLLSEHNYSRLAIEDLTIWGVFIGVTLALVIYNVMMFVSLRNVAFLFYVLHSLANGYNTLTSSGHVYAFLSPLLPLAWLNLSYKITPSVAVILMSLFIITFFDLKHKIGWLYKLNLANIGLFSALLASLLYFYPSGQLLLHNKISSLLLPLALLFMLFSALVVAWHKLFAGRYFLIGAGIFFFTMLNYVLCFTGLVDFGSGVLYVLPTGMAAEAIFFAMALGQKIKRIEAERAENALLLDESNKFNSTSYLLAGILHQFKQPLIYLGTEVLKLRTQRYQSGQDDVHSEEILGHMESQISGMNDLVGNFYSFYSQQPQLGEFDLQHAIDTVLDMLASSLQAGKIKVIKDYQGQQLCADEKALKQILLILLENTVSVLQEKSPDAPTLWLTSSGEKQVTIEVRDNAGGIDPQALDKIFNIHYSRKQAQGLGIGLALARKLAETRLNGSLTVHNEPSGACFVLVFGSTY from the coding sequence ATGAAATTTTTCCTTCAAGTCCTCCTGGCCCTGCTGTTGCTCAGCAATACCGCCGTCGCGGCCGACCTCCCCGCCGTCGATATCACCCCCACTTTAAACCAACAGGCACTCGACCACAGTACGCTCCACGTCCTGATCGATCCGGACAAAACCGCCACCGTGACGGATCTGCTCGTCAACAAGCACCGTGAATGGCACCCTGCCGAGAGAAATTCGTTCCCCTACACCACCGCTGCCGTGTGGAGCCAAGCCCGCTTGCACAACAGCTCGTCACAACCGGTAAAGCTCCACCTGATCAACGACTTTGTTGCCCATGATGAAGTGAACATTTACCTGATCCGAGGCGGCACCGTCAGTGAGCAGTACCAGTTCGGCGATACGCGGCCAATCCGCGTCACGGAAATCCTCAATCGCTTTGCCAATGTCCACATCACACTGCACGGCAACGAAACCATCGAAGTCCTCACCCGCTACGCCTCGACCACCCCGATCAGCATCAAGATGAAGCTGCTCAGCGAACACAACTATTCACGGCTGGCCATCGAGGATTTGACCATCTGGGGCGTATTTATCGGCGTTACACTGGCGCTGGTGATCTACAACGTTATGATGTTCGTGTCGCTGCGCAATGTGGCCTTTCTTTTCTACGTGCTGCACAGTCTGGCCAACGGCTACAACACTCTGACCAGTTCAGGGCATGTCTATGCGTTTTTGAGCCCACTGCTGCCACTGGCCTGGCTTAATCTCAGCTACAAAATCACGCCGTCGGTAGCGGTGATCCTGATGTCGCTATTCATCATCACCTTCTTCGACCTCAAGCACAAAATAGGCTGGCTGTACAAACTCAACCTCGCCAACATCGGGCTGTTTAGCGCGTTACTCGCGTCATTGTTGTACTTTTATCCAAGCGGCCAACTGCTGCTGCACAACAAGATCTCTTCGCTATTGCTCCCCCTGGCGCTGTTGTTCATGCTGTTTTCCGCCCTGGTAGTCGCCTGGCACAAGCTGTTTGCCGGTCGTTATTTCCTCATCGGTGCCGGAATCTTCTTTTTCACCATGCTCAATTACGTGCTGTGCTTCACCGGACTGGTCGATTTCGGCAGTGGGGTTCTGTATGTTCTGCCGACAGGAATGGCGGCAGAGGCGATCTTCTTTGCCATGGCTCTGGGCCAAAAAATAAAACGGATTGAAGCAGAGCGGGCTGAAAACGCCCTGCTGCTTGATGAGAGCAACAAGTTCAATTCAACCAGCTATCTGCTCGCCGGGATTCTCCACCAGTTCAAGCAGCCGCTGATTTATTTGGGTACAGAGGTTTTAAAGCTGCGCACCCAGCGCTACCAAAGCGGTCAGGACGACGTGCACAGTGAAGAGATTCTCGGTCATATGGAGAGTCAGATTAGCGGCATGAATGATCTGGTGGGCAATTTTTACAGTTTTTATTCGCAACAGCCGCAGCTCGGCGAGTTCGATCTGCAGCATGCCATCGACACCGTGCTGGACATGCTCGCCTCATCGTTGCAGGCAGGAAAGATCAAGGTCATTAAGGACTATCAGGGCCAACAGCTCTGCGCCGATGAAAAGGCCCTCAAGCAAATCCTGCTGATTTTGCTGGAAAATACCGTCAGCGTCTTACAGGAAAAAAGTCCCGACGCCCCCACCCTGTGGCTCACCAGCTCCGGCGAGAAGCAGGTCACCATCGAAGTGCGCGACAACGCCGGCGGCATTGATCCCCAGGCACTTGATAAAATCTTCAACATCCATTACAGCAGAAAACAGGCGCAAGGACTCGGTATCGGCTTGGCACTGGCAAGAAAACTGGCGGAAACACGCCTCAACGGCAGCCTGACCGTCCACAATGAACCGTCGGGCGCGTGTTTCGTGTTAGTGTTTGGATCGACGTACTGA
- a CDS encoding outer membrane protein: MTHRGFFKFVLMIFFAITPLTAVASDFQGPFVEAGISGSKTKTDVDFPNWFQADIDDDSVNGKVAIGYDQRFDRYVLGAKLYYTLGDQESGSTTQRFRDTEEVSTLSFELDNSWGIELQPGIVFSEATFAYLSFGYARTTGEWTLDRPYYQDRYSGHVDFNGYSLGAGIKQKLFQNVTSHLYGFAEVQKIWYQQESTSAIIAGSSFVDDYDPEILTITIGIGWQF, encoded by the coding sequence ATGACGCATCGTGGATTTTTCAAGTTTGTGCTGATGATATTCTTTGCGATAACGCCGCTGACCGCAGTTGCCAGCGACTTTCAAGGCCCCTTTGTCGAGGCCGGTATCAGTGGCTCAAAAACAAAAACGGATGTTGATTTTCCCAACTGGTTTCAGGCTGATATCGATGATGATAGCGTCAATGGCAAAGTGGCGATCGGCTACGATCAACGTTTCGACCGCTATGTCCTTGGGGCAAAGCTGTATTACACCCTCGGTGACCAAGAGTCCGGCAGCACAACCCAGCGCTTTCGGGATACCGAAGAGGTCAGTACGCTTTCGTTTGAATTGGACAACAGCTGGGGGATTGAGTTGCAGCCGGGCATTGTTTTCAGTGAAGCAACTTTTGCATATCTGAGCTTTGGCTATGCTCGCACGACCGGCGAGTGGACCCTGGATCGTCCTTACTATCAAGACCGATATTCCGGTCACGTCGATTTTAACGGCTACAGCTTAGGGGCCGGAATCAAACAGAAACTTTTCCAGAATGTCACGTCGCATCTGTATGGTTTTGCCGAGGTTCAGAAAATCTGGTACCAGCAGGAGTCGACATCGGCGATAATCGCCGGGAGCTCTTTTGTCGATGACTACGACCCTGAAATATTAACGATCACAATTGGCATTGGCTGGCAGTTTTGA